One Amycolatopsis thermophila DNA segment encodes these proteins:
- a CDS encoding TIGR02569 family protein, whose amino-acid sequence MSAGPRARQPPPGAVLMAFGLSGTTPEPLPGGRAHRCRDTVLTPVEDRPKALWLAQTLHALDVPDLRIARPIRARDGRWIVAGWSARHFLTGAPQHRHDEIMLAALKLAHALSGLPRPPFLGARTDPDAIADRVAWGEADVPVDEAKGGRWFEVLAVARRPVDLPDQVVPGDLFGAVLFDGDAPPGIVDFDPFHRPAEWGAAVAAVDAVAWGDAAPEFLERWAHLPEWPQLLLRAVLFRLAGNALSPRATAASLDGLRAAAAAVSEIL is encoded by the coding sequence GTGTCCGCCGGTCCGAGAGCACGCCAGCCCCCACCGGGCGCCGTGCTGATGGCGTTCGGGCTCAGCGGCACCACGCCCGAACCCCTCCCGGGCGGCCGCGCCCACCGCTGCCGTGACACGGTGCTCACCCCGGTCGAGGATCGTCCGAAGGCCCTCTGGCTCGCGCAGACCCTCCACGCACTGGACGTGCCGGACCTGCGCATCGCCCGTCCGATCAGGGCCAGGGACGGCCGGTGGATCGTCGCCGGCTGGTCCGCGCGCCACTTCCTCACGGGCGCGCCCCAGCACCGGCACGACGAGATCATGCTCGCGGCCCTCAAGCTCGCGCACGCCCTGTCCGGCCTGCCCCGGCCCCCGTTCCTCGGCGCCCGTACCGATCCCGACGCGATCGCCGACCGGGTCGCGTGGGGCGAGGCCGACGTGCCCGTGGACGAGGCCAAGGGCGGCCGCTGGTTCGAGGTGCTCGCGGTCGCGCGAAGACCCGTGGACCTGCCGGACCAGGTGGTGCCCGGTGACCTGTTCGGCGCTGTGCTGTTCGACGGGGACGCGCCGCCGGGCATCGTCGACTTCGACCCGTTCCACCGGCCCGCCGAGTGGGGCGCCGCGGTTGCCGCCGTGGACGCGGTCGCGTGGGGGGACGCCGCGCCCGAGTTCCTCGAGCGCTGGGCCCACCTGCCGGAATGGCCCCAGCTGCTGTTGCGCGCCGTGCTGTTCCGCTTGGCGGGCAACGCGCTCAGCCCGCGCGCCACGGCCGCTTCGCTGGACGGTCTGCGCGCCGCGGCGGCCGCGGTGAGCGAAATCCTGTAG
- a CDS encoding ArsR family transcriptional regulator, with protein sequence MKATVYRHVDVLAGAGVLETAGERRVRGAVERRYRLRRDQAVIDPADLGTEDYRKAFAAAVATLVAEFGAYLDHDPDPVRDQVGFRQHALWLSEAERDHLIAGLRQAITPHLTNDATGERSRYLLSPILFPAAEPEA encoded by the coding sequence TTGAAGGCCACCGTCTACCGGCACGTCGACGTGCTCGCCGGCGCCGGCGTCCTCGAAACGGCGGGGGAGCGGCGCGTCCGGGGGGCGGTCGAGCGGCGCTACCGGCTGCGGCGGGACCAGGCGGTCATCGACCCCGCCGACCTCGGCACCGAGGATTACCGGAAGGCGTTCGCCGCCGCCGTCGCCACCCTGGTCGCCGAGTTCGGCGCCTACCTCGACCACGACCCGGACCCGGTGCGCGACCAGGTCGGCTTCCGGCAGCACGCGCTCTGGCTGAGCGAGGCGGAACGGGACCACCTGATCGCCGGCCTCCGCCAGGCGATCACGCCTCACCTGACCAACGACGCCACCGGCGAACGCTCCCGCTACCTGCTCAGTCCGATCCTCTTCCCGGCCGCCGAGCCGGAGGCCTGA
- a CDS encoding alpha/beta hydrolase family protein: protein MWEPPDYAVPESFVEHEVAGTLTLPVASGPRPGVVLLAGGGPVDRDETSGPNKPLKDLAWGLASRGVAVVRFDKRSGGVTMAEEYVPDSVAAVRLVATESDRVFLVGHSMGGKAAPRVAASEPPVAGLVILAGDTQPMHEAAVRVARHLRSIGAVPAELVDAITRQAAAVSQLTPSAPAEDLLFGFPASYWLDLRDYDPVATAAAVDRPILILQGGRDYQVTVADDLARWRAGLADRDDVTIRVHEAADHLFFPGTQPSTPAQYAERQHVDAAVIDDIASWIQR from the coding sequence ATGTGGGAACCCCCGGACTACGCGGTCCCGGAGTCGTTCGTCGAACACGAGGTGGCCGGCACGCTGACGCTGCCCGTGGCGTCCGGCCCGCGGCCCGGCGTGGTGCTGCTCGCCGGTGGCGGGCCGGTGGACCGGGACGAGACGAGCGGCCCGAACAAGCCGCTGAAGGACCTGGCGTGGGGCCTGGCGAGCCGGGGCGTGGCCGTGGTCCGGTTCGACAAGCGGTCCGGCGGGGTGACGATGGCCGAGGAGTACGTGCCGGACTCCGTCGCCGCGGTGCGCCTGGTCGCCACCGAGTCCGATCGGGTGTTCCTGGTGGGGCACAGCATGGGCGGCAAGGCGGCGCCCCGGGTCGCCGCGTCCGAGCCGCCCGTCGCGGGGCTGGTGATCCTGGCCGGCGATACGCAGCCGATGCACGAGGCCGCGGTGCGGGTCGCGCGGCACCTCCGGTCGATCGGCGCCGTGCCGGCCGAGCTGGTCGACGCGATCACCCGGCAGGCGGCGGCCGTGAGCCAGCTGACCCCGTCGGCCCCGGCCGAGGACCTGCTGTTCGGGTTCCCCGCGTCGTACTGGCTGGACCTGCGCGACTACGACCCCGTCGCCACGGCCGCCGCCGTGGACCGTCCGATCCTCATCCTGCAGGGCGGCCGCGACTACCAGGTCACCGTCGCCGACGACCTCGCCCGCTGGCGCGCCGGGCTCGCGGACCGCGACGACGTCACGATCCGGGTGCACGAGGCGGCCGACCACCTCTTCTTCCCCGGCACGCAACCCTCGACACCGGCCCAGTACGCCGAACGGCAGCACGTGGACGCCGCGGTGATCGACGACATCGCGAGCTGGATCCAGCGATGA
- the moeZ gene encoding adenylyltransferase/sulfurtransferase MoeZ, whose product MAGTLPPLVEPAAELTKEEVARYSRHLIIPDVGMDGQKRLKNAKVLVIGAGGLGSPALLYLAAAGVGTLGVIDFDVVDESNLQRQVIHGQSDIGKPKAVSAKESIAEINPFVDVILHTEQLTTANALDVFRGYDLILDGTDNFATRYLVNDAAVLLGKPYVWGSIFRFEGQVSVFWEDAPNGQGLNYRDLYPEPPPPGMVPSCAEGGVLGVLCASIGSIMVTEAIKLITGIGEPLLGRLISYDALEMRYREVKIRKDPETPKITELIDYEAFCGVVSDEAQQAASGSTITPAELKAKFDAGEDFALIDVREPHEYEIVNIKGAKLIPKDRILSGEALAELPQDKPIVLHCKSGARSAEALAALHRAGFKDATHLGGGVLAWANQIDKSLPTY is encoded by the coding sequence ATGGCAGGCACACTGCCGCCGCTCGTGGAGCCGGCGGCCGAGCTCACCAAGGAAGAGGTGGCCCGCTACAGTCGGCACCTGATCATCCCGGATGTCGGGATGGACGGGCAGAAGCGGCTGAAGAACGCGAAGGTCCTGGTCATCGGTGCCGGTGGCCTCGGCAGCCCCGCTCTGCTGTACCTCGCAGCCGCCGGTGTGGGCACGCTCGGCGTGATCGACTTCGACGTCGTCGACGAGTCGAACCTGCAGCGCCAGGTCATCCACGGTCAGTCCGACATCGGCAAGCCCAAGGCCGTCTCGGCCAAGGAGTCGATCGCCGAGATCAACCCGTTCGTCGACGTCATCCTGCACACCGAGCAGCTGACCACCGCGAACGCGCTGGACGTGTTCCGCGGGTACGACCTGATCCTCGACGGCACCGACAACTTCGCGACCCGGTACCTGGTCAACGACGCCGCCGTGCTGCTGGGCAAGCCGTACGTGTGGGGTTCGATCTTCCGGTTCGAGGGCCAGGTCAGCGTGTTCTGGGAGGACGCGCCGAACGGGCAGGGCCTGAACTACCGCGACCTCTACCCCGAGCCGCCGCCTCCGGGCATGGTCCCCTCGTGCGCCGAGGGCGGCGTGCTGGGCGTGCTGTGCGCCTCGATCGGCTCGATCATGGTGACCGAGGCGATCAAGCTGATCACCGGTATCGGTGAGCCGCTGCTCGGCCGCCTGATCAGCTACGACGCGCTGGAGATGCGCTACCGCGAGGTCAAGATCCGCAAGGACCCGGAGACGCCGAAGATCACCGAGCTGATCGACTACGAGGCGTTCTGCGGTGTCGTGTCGGACGAGGCGCAGCAGGCGGCGTCGGGCAGCACCATCACCCCGGCCGAGCTGAAGGCCAAGTTCGACGCGGGTGAGGACTTCGCGCTCATCGACGTCCGCGAGCCGCACGAGTACGAGATCGTGAACATCAAGGGCGCCAAGCTGATCCCGAAGGACCGCATCCTCTCCGGCGAGGCGCTGGCGGAGCTGCCGCAGGACAAGCCGATCGTGCTGCACTGCAAGTCGGGCGCGCGGTCGGCGGAGGCGCTGGCGGCGCTGCACCGGGCCGGGTTCAAGGACGCCACCCACCTCGGTGGCGGCGTGCTGGCCTGGGCCAACCAGATCGACAAGAGCCTGCCGACCTACTGA
- a CDS encoding DUF3152 domain-containing protein codes for MNRASRGERGEGRRTQYAPSPDRSSVRLSEDRYRPRSRRVQAEPLAASWKPPQAQLEQDPEEAREARRRRGKVRRLVGTYGWRVYALPVLVVITVLVAFNTAGEPAPPSNSAQSREGVGVEDPGPEEQPAPPRDLNIPTAELPTGGGFTQSGAMAYHVVPVPPDGVSGKEVGSGGTVYHYTIEVENGIDPSSYAGDDAFASAVERTLSDVRSWIGTGKVKLQRVGADAPDIDFRVSLTTPDTAKRPDVCGFDIQFPTSCYSRSFDHRVVINLARWVRGALAFTDLGLYRQYAINHEVGHALGNSHVGCKENGALAPVMMQQTFGVSNDYVAQLNSVDKYNSKAVPADGKTCVPNAWPVLDFGDKVPGGG; via the coding sequence GTGAACCGGGCGAGCAGGGGCGAGCGTGGCGAGGGGCGGCGGACGCAGTACGCACCTTCCCCGGACCGGTCGTCGGTCCGCCTGAGCGAGGACCGCTACCGCCCGCGCAGCCGCCGCGTCCAGGCCGAGCCGCTGGCCGCGTCCTGGAAACCGCCGCAGGCGCAGCTCGAGCAGGACCCGGAGGAGGCCCGCGAGGCGCGTCGCCGCCGGGGCAAGGTGCGCCGTCTCGTCGGCACCTACGGCTGGCGGGTGTACGCCCTGCCGGTGCTGGTCGTGATCACCGTCCTGGTGGCGTTCAACACCGCGGGTGAACCGGCGCCGCCGTCGAACTCGGCCCAGTCCAGGGAGGGCGTGGGCGTCGAAGATCCGGGGCCGGAGGAACAACCGGCCCCGCCCCGCGACCTGAACATCCCCACCGCCGAGCTGCCCACCGGCGGTGGTTTCACGCAGAGCGGCGCGATGGCCTACCACGTGGTGCCGGTGCCGCCCGACGGCGTGAGCGGCAAGGAGGTCGGCAGCGGCGGGACCGTCTACCACTACACGATCGAGGTCGAGAACGGCATCGACCCGTCCAGCTACGCCGGCGACGACGCGTTCGCCAGCGCCGTGGAGCGGACCCTGTCGGACGTGCGCAGCTGGATCGGCACCGGCAAGGTCAAGTTGCAGCGGGTCGGCGCGGACGCGCCGGACATCGACTTCCGCGTGAGCCTCACCACTCCGGACACCGCGAAGCGGCCGGACGTCTGCGGGTTCGACATCCAGTTCCCGACGTCGTGCTACTCGCGGTCGTTCGACCACCGCGTGGTGATCAACCTCGCCCGGTGGGTGCGCGGCGCGCTCGCGTTCACCGACCTCGGGCTGTACCGGCAGTACGCGATCAACCACGAGGTCGGGCACGCGCTGGGCAACAGCCACGTGGGCTGCAAGGAGAACGGCGCGCTGGCGCCCGTGATGATGCAGCAGACGTTCGGGGTCTCCAACGACTACGTGGCCCAGCTGAACTCGGTGGACAAGTACAACTCGAAGGCCGTGCCCGCGGACGGCAAGACCTGCGTGCCGAACGCGTGGCCGGTGCTCGACTTCGGCGACAAGGTTCCCGGCGGCGGCTGA
- a CDS encoding alpha/beta fold hydrolase yields the protein MTDTVPSSRPAPDAGAPRVPVTHVPLSTRELPELDPELPPWPGGTEHVGGVSLHVRRTPGAEEETVLYVHGLGGSSTNWTDLAALLAPTAGGVAVDLPGFGFSEPERAFDFSLDAHAEVVRKFAEGLDRGPVHLVGNSMGGAVALLLAARHPHLVKTLTLISPAMPDRRPDPRRLSDPLMALAYLPLLGRRARRKLAAYTARERAQQVIKLCFADPGSFPEHRMAELVEEHSARAELAWANTAMSRSTFGIFRTWFARGAASLWRVAPTVTVPTLVVWGTEDKVISVRRAARTAELLPRARLLVLPRTGHVAQMERPVVVAKAILGMWEQVAAGSW from the coding sequence ATGACCGACACCGTCCCGAGTTCCCGGCCGGCCCCGGACGCCGGGGCGCCCCGGGTGCCCGTCACCCACGTACCGCTGTCCACTCGTGAGTTACCCGAACTCGACCCGGAACTCCCGCCGTGGCCCGGCGGTACGGAACACGTCGGCGGCGTTTCCCTGCACGTCCGGCGCACCCCGGGCGCCGAGGAGGAGACCGTGCTCTACGTGCACGGGCTCGGCGGCTCGTCGACGAACTGGACGGACCTGGCCGCGCTGCTGGCGCCGACCGCGGGCGGGGTGGCCGTCGACCTGCCCGGGTTCGGGTTCTCCGAGCCGGAACGGGCCTTCGACTTCAGCCTCGACGCGCACGCCGAGGTGGTGCGGAAGTTCGCCGAAGGCCTGGACCGCGGGCCGGTGCACCTGGTCGGCAACTCGATGGGCGGCGCGGTGGCGCTGCTCCTCGCGGCCCGGCACCCGCACCTGGTCAAGACGCTCACGCTGATCTCGCCGGCGATGCCCGACCGGCGCCCCGACCCGCGGCGGCTGTCCGATCCGCTGATGGCGCTGGCCTACCTGCCGCTGCTGGGCCGCAGGGCGCGCCGCAAGCTGGCGGCCTACACCGCACGGGAACGCGCGCAACAGGTCATCAAGCTGTGCTTCGCCGATCCGGGTTCCTTCCCCGAGCACCGGATGGCCGAGCTGGTCGAGGAGCACTCCGCGCGCGCCGAGCTGGCCTGGGCGAACACGGCGATGTCGCGCAGTACGTTCGGCATCTTCCGGACCTGGTTCGCCCGCGGCGCCGCGTCGCTGTGGCGGGTCGCGCCGACGGTGACGGTTCCGACGCTGGTGGTGTGGGGCACCGAGGACAAGGTGATCTCGGTCCGGCGGGCCGCCCGTACCGCCGAGTTGCTGCCGCGCGCTCGGCTGCTCGTCCTACCCCGCACCGGCCATGTGGCGCAGATGGAACGCCCGGTTGTCGTAGCGAAGGCGATTCTGGGTATGTGGGAACAGGTGGCCGCCGGTTCGTGGTAG
- a CDS encoding TetR/AcrR family transcriptional regulator: protein MTETAAAQQRGVRLPRTERRAQLLAAAQRVFSANGYHAAAMDEIAEQAGVSKPVLYQHFPGKLDLYTALLENHVDELVARVGEALASTTDNKLRVRAAVGAFFDFVASETGAFRMIFESDLRGEPVVQEAVDRATTECVNAITETITSDAGLDEGRARLLAVGLVGLSQVSARFWLAHHSTMSREEAVALTATLAWRGIGGGFPLQHAPGEA from the coding sequence ATGACGGAGACTGCGGCGGCGCAACAGCGGGGAGTCCGGCTGCCCCGGACCGAGCGGCGCGCTCAGCTTCTGGCCGCGGCGCAGCGGGTCTTCTCGGCCAACGGGTACCACGCGGCGGCCATGGACGAGATCGCCGAGCAGGCCGGTGTCAGCAAGCCCGTGCTGTACCAGCACTTCCCCGGCAAGCTCGACCTCTACACGGCCCTGCTGGAGAACCACGTCGACGAGCTGGTCGCCCGGGTGGGCGAGGCGCTCGCCTCGACCACCGACAACAAGCTGCGCGTGCGCGCCGCCGTCGGCGCCTTCTTCGACTTCGTCGCCAGCGAGACCGGCGCCTTCCGGATGATCTTCGAGTCCGACCTGCGCGGCGAGCCCGTCGTGCAGGAGGCCGTGGACCGCGCGACCACCGAGTGCGTCAACGCGATCACCGAGACCATCACCTCGGACGCGGGCCTGGACGAGGGCCGCGCACGCCTGCTGGCGGTCGGCCTGGTCGGGTTGAGCCAGGTCAGCGCCCGGTTCTGGCTGGCCCACCACAGCACGATGAGCCGCGAGGAGGCCGTCGCCCTGACCGCGACGCTCGCCTGGCGCGGCATCGGCGGCGGCTTCCCGCTCCAGCACGCCCCCGGCGAGGCGTAG
- a CDS encoding alpha/beta fold hydrolase — protein sequence MTATVRRRGTDRRFTTGDGTALHVDLSGPRDAAVTLVLVHAWTQDHLEWDPVLPLLPTGVQVLRYDHRGHGLSEPARPGTATVAQLADDLAELIAELVPEGKLVLAGHSMGGMTVMALAERHPDLVASRVAGVAFIATSCCDMDRLTLGLDGTAGRVAARVDKAFGRLLNRWGAEHVPIPAPLARPSVKWLAFGKKVRRADVRAMTEQFLRAHPRSVGGFRDSMSEHDRRKALATLRDTPAVVLVGDRDRITPVHHARVIAEELPDAEFVLFPGAGHELTYERTREVAARLSRLLKV from the coding sequence ATGACGGCGACGGTCCGGCGTAGGGGGACGGACCGTCGCTTCACCACCGGCGACGGCACCGCCCTGCACGTCGATCTGTCCGGGCCGCGCGACGCCGCGGTCACCCTGGTCCTGGTGCACGCGTGGACCCAGGACCACCTGGAGTGGGACCCGGTGCTGCCGCTGCTGCCCACCGGCGTCCAGGTGCTGCGCTACGACCACCGCGGGCACGGCCTGTCCGAGCCGGCGCGGCCGGGCACCGCGACGGTCGCGCAGCTGGCAGACGACCTCGCCGAGCTGATCGCGGAGCTGGTGCCCGAGGGCAAGCTCGTGCTGGCCGGGCACTCGATGGGCGGGATGACCGTGATGGCCCTGGCCGAACGGCACCCGGACCTGGTCGCGTCGCGGGTCGCCGGGGTGGCGTTCATCGCCACGTCCTGCTGCGACATGGACCGGCTCACGCTGGGCCTCGACGGCACCGCGGGGCGGGTCGCGGCCCGCGTGGACAAGGCGTTCGGGCGGCTGCTGAACCGCTGGGGTGCCGAGCACGTGCCGATCCCGGCACCGCTGGCGCGCCCGTCGGTGAAGTGGCTGGCGTTCGGGAAGAAGGTCCGACGGGCCGACGTGCGGGCGATGACGGAGCAGTTCCTGCGGGCGCACCCGCGCAGCGTGGGCGGGTTCCGCGACTCGATGTCCGAGCACGACCGGCGCAAGGCGCTGGCCACCCTGCGCGACACGCCCGCGGTGGTGCTGGTGGGGGACCGGGACCGGATCACGCCGGTGCACCACGCGCGCGTGATCGCCGAGGAGCTGCCGGACGCGGAGTTCGTGCTGTTCCCGGGCGCCGGTCACGAGCTGACCTACGAGCGGACGCGGGAGGTGGCGGCCCGGCTGAGCCGCCTGCTGAAGGTCTGA
- a CDS encoding AurF N-oxygenase family protein: MTRTLDDHGREKTAERLLKSSANKFYDPEVDIDWNAPLAEGKPFQLEHRSSLYGTHLWDRLTPEQRLELGKHELASIASNGIFFEVLLMQMLLKEVYNSDPTKRHVQYALTEIADECRHSTMFARSVERLGAPAYGPVKIVHRLGKLLPFIGYGPALYGSILVAEEILDRIQRESMADENIQPLVRMVNRIHVLEEARHVTFAREEVTRGMANLGRVELFYQRWLIAVVSFAITRSLINPRVYQAVGLNPREAWETAMKNPHWHETLRWSGERIMAFLDEAGLVGSPGTYWWRKSFLLGAR; this comes from the coding sequence ATGACGCGAACGCTGGACGACCACGGCCGGGAGAAGACCGCGGAGCGGTTGCTGAAGTCCTCGGCGAACAAGTTCTACGACCCCGAGGTCGACATCGACTGGAACGCCCCGCTGGCCGAGGGCAAGCCGTTCCAGCTGGAGCACCGCAGCTCGCTGTACGGCACGCACCTGTGGGACCGGCTCACCCCGGAGCAGCGGCTGGAGCTGGGCAAGCACGAGCTCGCCAGCATCGCCAGCAACGGCATCTTCTTCGAGGTCCTGCTGATGCAGATGCTGCTCAAGGAGGTCTACAACTCCGACCCCACCAAGCGGCACGTGCAGTACGCGCTCACCGAGATCGCCGACGAGTGCCGCCATTCGACGATGTTCGCGCGCTCGGTCGAACGGCTCGGCGCGCCGGCGTACGGACCGGTCAAGATCGTGCACCGGCTGGGCAAGCTGCTGCCGTTCATCGGGTACGGGCCCGCGCTCTACGGCTCGATCCTGGTCGCCGAGGAGATCCTCGACCGCATCCAGCGGGAGAGCATGGCCGACGAGAACATCCAGCCGCTCGTGCGCATGGTCAACCGCATCCACGTGCTGGAGGAGGCGCGGCACGTGACCTTCGCGCGCGAGGAGGTCACCCGCGGCATGGCGAACCTGGGCCGGGTCGAGCTGTTCTACCAGCGCTGGCTCATCGCGGTGGTGAGTTTCGCCATCACCCGCAGCCTGATCAACCCGCGCGTCTACCAGGCGGTCGGGCTCAACCCGCGCGAGGCGTGGGAGACCGCGATGAAAAACCCCCACTGGCACGAGACGCTGCGCTGGTCCGGCGAGCGGATCATGGCGTTCCTGGACGAGGCCGGGCTGGTCGGCTCGCCGGGCACGTACTGGTGGCGCAAGTCCTTCCTGCTGGGGGCCCGATGA
- a CDS encoding TetR/AcrR family transcriptional regulator: MTDRVKRSGKHPTAGEPATGDARRDRWRKHRVERRAEFVEAALKALDEHGPDLAMDDVAVAAGVTKPVLYRHFADKADLYDALGQRGTELLFSRLVPAINAELAPVPRIRMALDAFFTVIEEHPNLYRLLVRGSFAGKQADADVVAEDKELIATALTALLGDYMRMFNMDSGAAEPWAYGIVGMVQNTGEWWLERRSMSRDSVVEYLTQIIWAAIDGLARQHGVTIDPDKPLEENKIVQLGRGRPKEETDVG, encoded by the coding sequence GTGACGGATCGTGTCAAGCGCAGCGGCAAACACCCGACGGCCGGTGAACCCGCGACCGGCGACGCCCGGCGGGACCGCTGGCGCAAGCACCGGGTCGAGCGGCGGGCGGAGTTCGTCGAGGCGGCGCTGAAGGCACTGGACGAGCACGGCCCGGACCTGGCGATGGACGACGTCGCCGTCGCCGCCGGGGTCACCAAACCGGTGCTGTACCGGCACTTCGCGGACAAGGCCGACCTCTACGACGCGCTCGGCCAGCGCGGCACGGAGCTGCTGTTCTCGCGCCTGGTCCCGGCGATCAACGCCGAGCTGGCGCCGGTGCCGCGGATCCGCATGGCGCTGGACGCGTTCTTCACCGTCATCGAGGAGCACCCGAACCTGTACCGGCTGCTGGTGCGCGGGTCGTTCGCCGGCAAGCAGGCCGACGCCGACGTGGTGGCCGAGGACAAGGAGCTCATCGCCACGGCGCTGACCGCCCTGCTCGGCGACTACATGCGGATGTTCAACATGGACTCCGGCGCGGCCGAGCCGTGGGCCTACGGGATCGTGGGGATGGTCCAGAACACCGGAGAGTGGTGGCTGGAGCGCCGGTCGATGAGCCGCGACAGCGTCGTGGAGTACCTGACGCAGATCATCTGGGCCGCCATCGACGGGCTCGCGCGCCAGCACGGGGTCACGATCGACCCGGACAAGCCGCTGGAGGAGAACAAGATCGTCCAGCTCGGACGGGGACGCCCGAAGGAGGAGACGGATGTCGGCTGA
- a CDS encoding DUF4873 domain-containing protein, with protein sequence MSADDEDGYTGPAQVVVEGTEIAVEVELRGHFQPIDGYYRWYGRIAPNAELDALCGGRKKTGEIRTPEGSATGEFADPDPWGRYRVLGTSTPPFTVPTTLAELAG encoded by the coding sequence ATGTCGGCTGACGACGAAGACGGCTACACCGGTCCCGCGCAGGTGGTGGTCGAGGGCACCGAGATCGCGGTCGAGGTGGAGCTGCGCGGCCACTTCCAGCCGATCGACGGCTACTACCGCTGGTACGGCCGCATCGCGCCGAACGCCGAGCTGGACGCGCTGTGCGGCGGCCGCAAGAAGACGGGCGAGATCCGCACGCCGGAGGGCTCCGCGACGGGCGAGTTCGCCGACCCGGACCCGTGGGGCCGCTACCGCGTCCTCGGGACGAGCACCCCGCCGTTCACGGTGCCCACAACCCTGGCCGAACTGGCCGGGTAG
- a CDS encoding DUF3107 domain-containing protein, whose protein sequence is MEVKIGIKDTPRELVVSSGQSAEEVEKLVADALKTADGLFSLTDDKGRKFMVPSDRIAYVEIAPSDVRRVGFAVGS, encoded by the coding sequence GTGGAGGTCAAGATCGGCATCAAGGACACGCCGCGTGAGCTGGTGGTGTCCAGCGGCCAGTCGGCCGAGGAGGTCGAGAAGCTGGTCGCCGACGCGCTGAAGACCGCGGACGGCCTGTTCAGCCTCACCGACGACAAGGGCCGCAAGTTCATGGTCCCCTCGGACCGGATCGCCTACGTCGAGATCGCGCCCTCGGACGTGCGCCGGGTCGGTTTCGCGGTCGGCTCGTAA
- a CDS encoding ferritin-like fold-containing protein → MTREISEGVVDLLGVIAYGELSAFDRMAEDARQAPTLSGRAALSAMAAAEIGHYDMLAKFLADHGRRVEDAMEPFVARFDAWHASTAPRSWLESLVKAYVGDGLAADLYREVGSWLDPETKDLVVTVLADTGHSAFAEREVAAGIEADPKTRDKLALWGRRLLGEALTQAQYVVAERDPLAELIVSGSGDLSGIAGLFRRLQQGHAKRMQKLGLG, encoded by the coding sequence GTGACACGAGAGATCAGCGAAGGCGTCGTCGACCTGCTCGGGGTCATCGCCTACGGCGAGCTGTCCGCGTTCGACCGGATGGCCGAGGACGCGCGCCAGGCGCCCACCCTGTCCGGCCGCGCGGCGCTGTCGGCGATGGCGGCCGCCGAGATCGGGCACTACGACATGCTGGCGAAGTTCCTCGCCGACCACGGCAGGCGGGTCGAGGACGCGATGGAGCCCTTCGTCGCCCGCTTCGACGCCTGGCACGCGTCCACCGCGCCGAGGTCGTGGCTGGAGTCGCTGGTCAAGGCCTACGTCGGCGACGGGCTGGCGGCCGACCTGTACCGCGAGGTGGGCAGCTGGCTGGACCCGGAGACCAAGGACCTCGTGGTGACCGTGCTCGCCGACACCGGGCACTCGGCGTTCGCCGAGCGGGAGGTCGCGGCCGGCATCGAGGCCGACCCGAAGACGCGCGACAAGCTGGCGCTGTGGGGGCGGCGGCTGCTCGGCGAGGCGCTCACCCAGGCGCAGTACGTGGTGGCCGAGCGCGACCCGCTGGCCGAGCTGATCGTGTCCGGGTCGGGCGACCTGTCGGGAATCGCCGGGCTGTTCCGCCGGTTGCAGCAGGGGCACGCCAAACGGATGCAGAAGCTCGGGCTGGGCTAG